A single Lolium perenne isolate Kyuss_39 chromosome 6, Kyuss_2.0, whole genome shotgun sequence DNA region contains:
- the LOC127306581 gene encoding probable xyloglucan endotransglucosylase/hydrolase protein 27, translated as MASTARFLAALLAAAACAWLPAVAAFDVPTVAFDEGFSPLFGDGNLVRAADGRTARLLLDRRSGSGFISSDYYLHGFFSASIKLPRDYTAGVVVAFYLSNGDVYEKTHDELDFEFLGSRWGGQWRVQTNVYGNGSTSRGREERYLLPFDPTLEAHRYSILWAPTHIIFYVDDTPIREVLRHPAMGGDFPAKPMAVYATIWDGSAWATEGGKYKVNYKYAPFASDFSRLSLAGCPVPDPSSSALLRLPRSGGGAGCDLLGLMTADYAVVTPQRRAAMRAFRARQMTYTVCYDAARYAAGPFPECDNSDEERRAFWAWGESRTVVMKTRGRGRRNRASRAAVAGAAARGRTGMASS; from the exons ATGGCGTCGACAGCGAGATTCCTGGCGGCCCTGCTCGCCGCCGCGGCGTGCGCGTGGCTGCCGGCGGTGGCAGCCTTCGACGTGCCGACCGTCGCCTTCGATGAGGGGTTCTCGCCGCTCTTCGGCGACGGCAACCTCGTCCGCGCCGCCGATGGCCGGACCGCCCGCCTCCTGCTCGATCGGCGCTCCG GTTCGGGGTTCATCTCGTCGGACTACTACCTCCACGGCTTCTTCAGCGCGTCCATCAAGCTGCCCAGGGACTACACGGCCGGGGTCGTCGTCGCCTTCTAC CTGTCGAACGGGGACGTGTACGAGAAGACGCACGACGAGCTGGACTTCGAGTTCCTGGGCAGCCGGTGGGGCGGGCAGTGGCGGGTGCAGACCAACGTGTACGGCAACGGCAGCACCAGCCGCGGCCGGGAGGAGCGCTACCTGCTGCCCTTCGACCCGACGCTCGAGGCGCACCGCTACTCCATCCTCTGGGCGCCCACCCACATCATCTTCTACGTCGACGACACGCCCATCCGCGAGGTGCTCCGCCACCCGGCCATGGGCGGCGACTTCCCGGCCAAGCCCATGGCGGTGTACGCCACCATCTGGGACGGCTCCGCATGGGCCACCGAGGGCGGCAAGTACAAGGTCAACTACAAGTACGCGCCTTTCGCATCCGACTTCTCCCGCCTCTCCCTCGCCGGCTGCCCCGTCCCCGACCCGTCGTCGTCCGCGCTGCTACGCCTCCCGCGATCCGGCGGCGGCGCCGGGTGCGACCTACTCGGGCTCATGACGGCGGACTACGCGGTGGTCACGCCGCAGAGGCGCGCCGCGATGCGCGCGTTCCGGGCCAGGCAGATGACCTACACCGTCTGCTACGACGCCGCGCGCTACGCGGCGGGGCCCTTCCCCGAGTGCGACAACTCCGACGAGGAGCGGCGGGCCTTCTGGGCGTGGGGCGAGTCCAGGACCGTCGTCATGAAGACGCGCGGCCGCGGACGACGTAACCGGGCCAGCAGGGCTGCCGTCGCTGGTGCAGCGGCCAGAGGACGCACCGGCATGGCGAGCAGCTGA